From the genome of Pirellulales bacterium:
TAGGAGCTTGCTTAATTCTCGCCACATGGCGCTCAATCCGGATGCTCGGCCCCCTCACGACGAACTGCGACGTGCAAAGGCACGCACGTTTTACGTCGATCTACTTAGTCAGTCTCTGCGGGCTTTATGCTCGGCCTCGTGCCTCATCGAGGAGGCATACTCATCCGGACGAAGTTGCGCGGGCGGCCGCTTTTTTCGCAGGCCCTGTCAGGGCGTTTTCCTGACGGTGTTTCCGTTGTCGCTCGCCGACCACTTCCCGTGCGAATTGCAGTAAACCGAGCCGGTGTAAGCGGTCATTTGCATCGCTCCGCCCGTGGCGAGTTCTTGCAGGAACGCCGGGCCGTCGGCGCCAGATGCGACGTTGCACCCATAAAACGTGCATGACGTGACAGCACGTGTGCAGGCCACCAGGAAGTTCTTCAAGTCATTGGCCGATGGAGGGTCGTTGTAGGCAATGTAGCCGCCGACAACGGTAATATTGCCGTCGCCCATGCTTTGCAATGCCGATCTTCCATGATCGATCACAGCCAGCGAAAACGGTTTGTTGCCATTGGCCTTGTACTTGTTATTGATTGCCGTGATCACGTCATTGACGCTTCCTGCGGCGACGCCAGCAGGGATCGCGGCGCGCGCATCTACCAGAAAGCCATTGTCGGCCGCCGAACTGGAAATGCAGATCAAATCCGCGGAAGGCGCCGCGATGCGCACCGTTTTGCTGTTGACTTCTTACCTTCGCTCGAGGGCGGCCCCTGAAACAGCAGCTCAAAGATCTCGCTGCCGTTGGTGCGCACGGCCTTGATGAGGTACGGACCAGGGCGATTCATCGTGATCGTGACGTCGCCGGTAGTATGTACGACCTGGCCGTCGAAATCGGAGTGCCATTGGTAGGGGTTGGAAGGATCCTGCGTGGGAGAGATCAACACGGCGAGCAGGGTGCCGTACGAGTCCGAATATGGAACGGTGTAGCTGCCTGTCGTGGTGATTTCGGTGTAGTAATCTTCTGGAACGTAGTCCGTAAGGTCATCAATGTCGATCACCTGCACCGGGGCGGTGGCCTGGCATTCGCAAGACCCTTCTTGAACCGTGACCTGAACCGT
Proteins encoded in this window:
- a CDS encoding DUF4347 domain-containing protein encodes the protein MRIAAPSADLICISSSAADNGFLVDARAAIPAGVAAGSVNDVITAINNKYKANGNKPFSLAVIDHGRSALQSMGDGNITVVGGYIAYNDPPSANDLKNFLVACTRAVTSCTFYGCNVASGADGPAFLQELATGGAMQMTAYTGSVYCNSHGKWSASDNGNTVRKTP